In a single window of the Nycticebus coucang isolate mNycCou1 chromosome 13, mNycCou1.pri, whole genome shotgun sequence genome:
- the LOC128563568 gene encoding minichromosome maintenance domain-containing protein 2-like, whose translation MSNLKMKEAALIYLDRSGGLQKFIDDCKYYNDSKQSSAVYRFNILINPSDVVELDAELGNHILHQPLQAARVFQSVCFIAVKTLSLIGQLQTETQINIVLKLTHLPALPSYALDLSDFPLDYTSQRFYMLQGIVIAMMTVTKYTQGARFLCTDEACPLSKGFQYIRVLVPGATESATVRNDFLCNLCASSLQEDRKFRVVGDKQIVEIITTEALQAYRGYSNNQPFRFQSNTIFLRVFGRGRV comes from the exons ATGTcaaatctaaaaatgaaagaggcagCCCTTATTTATCTTGACAGAAGTGGAGGCCTCCAAAAGTTTATAGATGATTGCAAGTACTACAATG ATTCTAAACAAAGTTCTGCTGTCTATCgattcaatattttaataaatccttCTGATGTTGTTGAATTAGATGCCGAACTTGGAAATCACATTTTACATCAGCCTTTACAAGCTGCTCGAGTTTTTCAATCa GTCTGTTTTATTGCTGTTAAGACTCTCTCATTAATTGGACAATTACAAACAGAAACTCAA ATTAATATTGTGCTGAAGTTAACACATTTACCTGCTCTGCCAAGTTATGCTCTTGATCTTAGTGACTTTCCACTTGATTATACATCTCAGAGATTTTATATGCTACAAGGAATTGTGATTGCAATGATGACTGTAACTAAGTATACACAAGGTGCAAGGTTCCTTTGTACAGATGAAGCATGCCCCCTTTCAAAAG gATTTCAGTATATAAGAGTGCTTGTGCCTGGTGCTACAGAATCTGCAACAGTAAGAAATGACTTTTTGTGTAATCTCTGTGCATCTTCActtcaagaagacagaaaatttaGAGTAGTTGGTG ATAAACAGATAGTTGAAATAATTACCACAGAGGCACTTCAGGCTTATCGAGGATATTCTAACAACCAGCCATTTAGATTCCAGTCAAATACAATTTTCCTAAGAG tttttggccggggccgggtttga